The proteins below come from a single Gimesia alba genomic window:
- the secE gene encoding preprotein translocase subunit SecE has product MAKSKTGQAFSATLVSGGLYKRNQGRLVRQLTAIGLVAVAIFGAYSLYNVLPLGMSAGVQKGIAVAIVVVSAWLAYRVVNFPRFADFLISVEAEISKVTWATWDQLWRSTAVVIVLMFFLSFLLLAYDMFWQFLFKWKWIGFLQI; this is encoded by the coding sequence ATGGCTAAATCCAAGACAGGACAAGCGTTTTCTGCCACTTTGGTGAGTGGTGGTTTGTATAAACGGAATCAGGGGCGTCTGGTGCGTCAGCTGACAGCAATTGGGCTGGTTGCGGTGGCCATTTTTGGTGCCTATTCTCTGTATAATGTTTTGCCGCTGGGGATGTCCGCCGGGGTGCAAAAAGGGATTGCGGTAGCAATTGTGGTTGTTTCGGCTTGGCTGGCCTATCGGGTGGTTAATTTCCCCCGGTTTGCTGACTTTCTGATTTCGGTGGAAGCTGAGATTAGTAAGGTGACCTGGGCGACCTGGGATCAGTTGTGGCGTTCGACGGCAGTTGTGATTGTCTTGATGTTTTTTCTGTCGTTTCTGCTCTTGGCATATGACATGTTCTGGCAGTTCCTCTTCAAGTGGAAATGGATCGGTTTTCTGCAGATTTGA
- the rpmG gene encoding 50S ribosomal protein L33 produces the protein MAREYVWLECTETGMRNYRVSKETRGTERLSLMKYCPKLRKHTLHKESRKK, from the coding sequence ATGGCACGTGAATATGTTTGGTTAGAATGTACTGAGACCGGAATGCGAAATTATCGGGTCAGTAAGGAGACTCGTGGCACGGAACGGCTTTCGCTGATGAAGTACTGTCCCAAGTTGCGGAAGCATACATTGCATAAAGAGTCTCGCAAGAAGTAG
- the rplL gene encoding 50S ribosomal protein L7/L12 yields the protein MATAEATTEFGEETKELGDKIAGLTLLQAKELAEYLDEVHGIKAAAGGAVMVAGGGGGGDAGGEAAAEKTEFDVILTGFGDSKIPVIKVVRGATGLGLKEAKDLVEGAPKPLKEGISKEDAEALAKEVEEAGGSAEVK from the coding sequence ATGGCGACAGCCGAAGCAACAACTGAATTTGGTGAAGAGACCAAAGAACTGGGCGACAAAATTGCTGGATTGACATTGCTCCAGGCTAAAGAATTGGCTGAATACCTTGACGAAGTCCACGGTATCAAGGCTGCTGCCGGTGGTGCTGTCATGGTGGCTGGCGGTGGCGGTGGCGGCGATGCCGGCGGTGAAGCTGCTGCAGAAAAGACCGAATTTGACGTCATCCTGACTGGATTCGGCGACAGCAAGATTCCTGTGATTAAAGTCGTTCGTGGCGCAACAGGACTCGGTCTGAAGGAAGCAAAAGATCTGGTTGAAGGTGCTCCTAAACCACTGAAAGAAGGTATCTCGAAAGAAGATGCTGAAGCACTGGCTAAAGAAGTTGAAGAAGCAGGTGGTTCTGCTGAAGTAAAGTAA
- the rplK gene encoding 50S ribosomal protein L11: protein MAKQLVAEVKVQILGGQATPAPPVGTALGPHGVNIGQFVQQFNDRTKDMAGTTVPVVISIFNDRSFDFVLKSPPAAVLLKQAAQIAKGSGNPKKNKVGKVTVDQLKEIAKTKFEDLNAPNIDQAAKIIAGTARSMGLEVEK, encoded by the coding sequence ATGGCTAAGCAGCTTGTTGCAGAAGTAAAAGTTCAAATTCTCGGTGGTCAGGCAACTCCTGCTCCTCCTGTGGGTACGGCACTCGGTCCACACGGTGTTAATATTGGTCAGTTTGTCCAGCAGTTTAATGACCGAACCAAAGATATGGCCGGCACGACTGTTCCGGTTGTGATCAGCATTTTCAACGATCGCTCTTTTGACTTTGTTCTGAAGAGTCCCCCTGCTGCGGTACTCCTAAAGCAGGCTGCTCAGATCGCCAAAGGGTCTGGAAATCCTAAGAAGAACAAAGTGGGTAAAGTGACCGTCGACCAGTTGAAAGAAATTGCCAAGACCAAGTTTGAGGATCTGAATGCTCCCAATATTGATCAGGCAGCCAAGATTATTGCTGGGACTGCCCGTAGCATGGGGCTCGAAGTCGAGAAATAA
- the rpoB gene encoding DNA-directed RNA polymerase subunit beta yields MPIPAQRTIPTQSVKNFGKIEHSFELSDLTQIQTDSYATFLQADKSPRERKNQGLEEILREVFPIESYQGQYQLEYVKYELGKPRYTPTECRQLRLTYGRPFRVWLRLVKEQPIEEEVYLGDLPVMIGGGEFIINGAERCIVSQLHRSPGVDFVLSSEPGEKKEYSCRVIPERGSWIELVVGKKDTLGVRIDQSGKFSAMTLLRAMSKDYSSDTDLVKLFYETKSEKVASGASAEKLVGKIVAEDIVYPAGHDRCGEVILDCCGTITEELVDEIIDTGLKKIEVVAEVNDLLVLQSIAEDPTATHEEALLRIYSRLRPGNPPQLERAIDLFKEKFFDVNRYRLGRVGRFRINRKFKQDVPDTEMTLRPEDFINSIRYLVRLRIGDGSAYVDDIDNLGNRRLRTIDELASDEIRKGFLKLRRTVQERMTQKDVEEMSPRTLINPKSVSAAIDFFFGRSELSQVVDQTNPLSMLTHERRLSALGPGGLNRKRAGFEVRDVHISHYGRICPIETPEGTNIGLISSLSIFSKVDDYGFLVTPYRFVKNGKLTDEVHWMRADEEAEVHVAPADTPVENGKFSEDRVMARFRDDVVWIAAGDVDYIDVDPAQMVGISAGLIPFLEHDDANRALMGSNMQRQAVPLLIAEPPLVGTGMEVAVAQNSGMVVRAEKAGKVTYVDGNVVEVNGKKYRLRKYEGLNERTCLNQTPAVKVGDSVKKGQILCNSAAASDGLLALGRNVLVGFMSWDGYNFEDAIILSERLVKEDVYTSIHIDEFDVEIRETKLGREEFTRDIPNVSEKALRHIGEDGIIKVGTRVRQGDILVGKVSPKAKAELTPEEKLLHAIFGRAGEDVKNESLEASSGVEGIVIHTEKFARRMSLTDYERKQYDEELKQVEEKGDQEIAAEFREFLKTFESALGQPLVDDDGRKIRDILEDKFVSQYAHDFLSHLDDLDIRSPQKKADCRAVIDDLWSNVEDVIDTCDQRVNSMKRGEELPNGVLQMVKVYVASKRQISVGDKMAGRHGNKGVISKVLPIEDMPFTEDGTPIDIMLNPLGVPSRMNVGQILETHLGWAAEKHGFRAVCPVFDGAMESLIHEYLDSAGLPKDGKAQLFDGRTGEPYEQKTTVGQIYMLKLHHLVDDKVHARSTGPYSLITQQPLGGKARFGGQRFGEMEVWALEAYGAAYILQELLTVKSDDVEGRTKIYESMVNGENTLEAGTPASFDVLNNEIRGLGLNLQLEKNPA; encoded by the coding sequence ATGCCGATTCCAGCACAGCGAACGATCCCCACTCAATCCGTCAAAAATTTTGGTAAGATTGAACACAGTTTTGAGCTGTCTGATTTAACACAGATTCAGACAGACTCTTATGCCACTTTTCTTCAAGCTGATAAATCTCCTCGTGAGCGAAAGAATCAGGGGCTTGAAGAGATTTTGCGCGAAGTATTTCCCATTGAAAGTTATCAGGGGCAATATCAGCTAGAGTACGTAAAGTATGAGTTAGGAAAACCTCGCTACACGCCGACAGAGTGCCGTCAGTTACGATTGACATACGGTCGCCCCTTCCGCGTTTGGTTGCGTCTCGTGAAAGAGCAACCAATTGAAGAGGAAGTCTATCTTGGCGACTTGCCTGTCATGATTGGTGGCGGCGAATTCATCATCAACGGAGCCGAGCGTTGTATCGTCAGTCAGTTGCACCGTTCTCCCGGCGTTGACTTTGTGCTCAGTTCTGAGCCTGGTGAGAAGAAAGAGTATTCCTGCCGCGTGATTCCCGAACGGGGAAGTTGGATCGAACTGGTCGTCGGTAAGAAAGACACACTGGGCGTGCGGATTGACCAGAGTGGTAAATTCTCGGCCATGACGCTGTTGCGTGCGATGTCGAAAGATTACTCCTCAGACACGGATCTGGTAAAGCTGTTTTACGAGACCAAATCAGAAAAAGTGGCCTCGGGTGCTTCTGCTGAAAAACTGGTTGGAAAAATAGTCGCTGAAGATATCGTGTATCCCGCCGGCCACGATCGTTGTGGCGAGGTGATTCTGGATTGTTGTGGAACAATTACTGAAGAGCTGGTTGACGAAATCATTGACACCGGTCTGAAGAAAATTGAAGTGGTTGCGGAAGTCAACGACTTGCTGGTTCTGCAAAGTATTGCCGAAGATCCGACAGCGACTCACGAAGAAGCATTGCTGCGAATCTATTCACGTTTACGTCCGGGAAATCCACCGCAACTGGAACGGGCCATTGATCTGTTCAAGGAAAAATTCTTTGACGTCAATCGTTATCGATTGGGGCGCGTGGGGCGTTTCCGTATCAATCGCAAGTTCAAACAGGATGTGCCCGATACAGAGATGACGTTGCGTCCGGAAGACTTTATTAACTCCATTCGTTATCTGGTCCGTTTGCGGATTGGTGATGGCTCCGCTTATGTAGACGATATCGATAACCTCGGTAACCGTCGTTTGCGTACGATTGATGAATTGGCTTCCGATGAAATTCGTAAAGGATTCCTCAAGCTGCGTCGAACCGTACAGGAGCGTATGACACAAAAAGATGTCGAAGAGATGTCTCCCCGTACGCTGATTAACCCCAAGAGTGTCTCGGCGGCGATTGACTTCTTCTTTGGTCGTAGCGAATTGTCGCAGGTGGTTGACCAGACGAATCCACTTTCGATGTTAACACACGAACGTCGTCTGAGTGCGTTGGGGCCCGGTGGTTTGAACCGGAAACGTGCCGGCTTTGAGGTACGCGATGTGCATATTTCTCACTACGGACGAATTTGCCCGATTGAAACACCTGAAGGTACCAACATTGGTTTGATTTCCAGTTTGAGTATTTTCTCGAAGGTAGACGATTATGGGTTCCTGGTGACGCCCTATCGTTTTGTAAAGAATGGAAAGCTGACCGACGAAGTGCACTGGATGCGGGCCGATGAAGAGGCCGAAGTCCATGTGGCACCCGCCGACACACCCGTTGAGAACGGTAAATTCAGTGAAGACCGCGTGATGGCGCGCTTCCGCGATGACGTGGTCTGGATTGCTGCCGGCGATGTCGATTACATCGATGTCGACCCCGCACAGATGGTGGGGATTTCCGCTGGTCTGATTCCCTTCTTGGAACACGATGATGCGAACCGGGCTTTGATGGGTTCTAACATGCAACGGCAGGCCGTGCCTCTGTTGATCGCAGAACCGCCTCTGGTGGGTACCGGAATGGAAGTCGCTGTGGCTCAGAACTCAGGTATGGTGGTCAGAGCTGAAAAAGCCGGTAAGGTGACTTACGTTGACGGAAATGTGGTTGAAGTCAACGGTAAAAAATATCGTCTGCGAAAATACGAAGGTCTTAACGAGCGTACCTGCTTGAATCAGACGCCTGCCGTCAAGGTCGGTGATTCGGTCAAGAAAGGTCAGATCCTGTGTAACAGTGCTGCTGCATCAGACGGATTACTGGCGCTGGGCCGTAATGTGCTGGTAGGCTTCATGTCATGGGACGGTTACAACTTTGAAGACGCCATCATTCTTTCTGAGCGTCTGGTAAAAGAAGACGTTTACACTTCGATTCATATTGATGAATTTGATGTTGAGATTCGTGAAACGAAGCTGGGTCGTGAAGAGTTCACACGTGATATTCCCAATGTCAGCGAAAAGGCGTTGCGACATATTGGTGAAGACGGAATTATCAAAGTGGGAACTCGTGTTCGCCAGGGCGATATTCTGGTCGGAAAAGTTTCGCCGAAAGCCAAAGCTGAGTTGACACCGGAAGAAAAACTGTTGCACGCGATCTTTGGGCGTGCCGGCGAGGATGTCAAAAACGAATCGTTAGAGGCCTCCAGTGGTGTGGAAGGGATCGTAATTCACACCGAAAAATTTGCACGCCGCATGAGTCTGACTGATTACGAGCGTAAGCAGTATGATGAAGAACTCAAACAGGTCGAAGAAAAAGGTGACCAGGAAATCGCTGCAGAGTTCCGTGAGTTCCTGAAGACATTTGAAAGTGCATTAGGTCAACCTCTGGTTGATGATGATGGCCGTAAGATTCGTGACATTCTTGAGGATAAATTTGTTTCTCAGTATGCTCATGATTTTCTATCGCATTTAGATGATCTGGATATTCGAAGCCCGCAGAAAAAGGCAGACTGCCGGGCTGTGATCGATGATCTCTGGTCCAATGTGGAAGACGTAATTGATACCTGCGACCAGCGTGTTAACAGTATGAAACGTGGCGAAGAATTGCCGAACGGTGTGCTGCAGATGGTTAAAGTCTATGTCGCATCGAAACGTCAGATTTCCGTGGGTGACAAGATGGCTGGTCGTCACGGGAATAAAGGTGTGATTTCCAAAGTTCTGCCGATTGAGGATATGCCTTTTACGGAAGATGGAACTCCGATCGACATCATGTTGAATCCACTGGGGGTTCCGAGTCGTATGAATGTGGGGCAGATTCTGGAGACCCACCTTGGCTGGGCAGCCGAAAAGCATGGTTTTCGTGCTGTTTGTCCGGTATTTGACGGTGCAATGGAATCATTGATTCACGAGTATCTGGATTCAGCTGGTCTGCCTAAGGATGGAAAAGCACAGTTGTTTGATGGTCGTACTGGTGAACCCTACGAGCAGAAAACCACAGTGGGGCAGATTTACATGTTGAAGCTGCATCACCTTGTGGATGACAAAGTACATGCCCGTTCGACAGGTCCTTACTCTCTGATTACTCAACAACCATTGGGTGGTAAAGCCCGGTTTGGTGGTCAGCGATTTGGGGAAATGGAAGTGTGGGCTCTGGAAGCGTATGGTGCTGCTTATATTCTGCAGGAACTGCTGACAGTGAAGAGTGATGATGTCGAAGGCCGTACTAAGATTTATGAATCGATGGTGAACGGTGAAAATACATTAGAGGCCGGTACGCCAGCCAGCTTTGACGTGCTAAACAACGAAATTCGTGGACTTGGTTTGAATCTACAGCTGGAAAAAAATCCCGCTTGA
- the nusG gene encoding transcription termination/antitermination protein NusG, which translates to MSNDSGSDLASENPEGSEKRLWYVLKVQSNREKSIREALLRGIKRDGLEEYFGEIIIPTEKVVETKGGKKRVFERKLYPGYLMIQVELNDDSWYLVRSTNGVGDFTGAAGKPIPMQEHEIARMLGREETKEETPVKIKLDFQTGDVVKIKDGTFEGFEGTIDNIDEASGKVTVLIEIFSRPTPTELEYWQIEKV; encoded by the coding sequence ATGAGTAATGATTCGGGTTCTGATCTTGCCTCTGAAAATCCAGAGGGCTCTGAAAAACGCCTATGGTATGTGTTAAAAGTGCAAAGCAACCGCGAGAAATCAATTCGGGAGGCTTTGCTAAGAGGGATTAAGCGAGACGGTCTGGAAGAATATTTCGGAGAAATAATTATTCCGACCGAGAAGGTTGTTGAAACAAAGGGTGGTAAAAAGCGGGTTTTTGAGCGAAAGCTTTATCCTGGCTATCTCATGATTCAGGTGGAGCTGAATGATGACAGCTGGTACCTGGTTCGATCCACAAATGGAGTGGGGGACTTCACTGGCGCGGCAGGTAAGCCGATTCCCATGCAGGAGCACGAAATTGCTCGCATGCTGGGCCGTGAAGAGACCAAGGAAGAGACTCCTGTTAAGATTAAATTAGATTTTCAGACCGGTGATGTTGTCAAAATTAAAGATGGTACCTTTGAAGGGTTTGAGGGTACGATCGACAATATTGATGAGGCCAGTGGCAAGGTGACTGTTCTGATTGAAATTTTCAGCCGTCCTACTCCTACAGAGTTAGAGTACTGGCAGATTGAAAAGGTCTAA
- the rplA gene encoding 50S ribosomal protein L1, which yields MGKQSKRTKFYNEKLAGLSSAGLEEAVEALKSLESDLPAAIKPVKMDQTVELAVRLGVDPRQADQLVRGSIILPHGIGKTQRVVVFAQGANLEAAEAAGADAAGGKDLAEKIKGGWLDFDVAIATPDMMGVVGPLGRVLGPRGLMPSPRAGTVTQDVENAVKDYKAGKVEFRVDAGGNVHCRVGKLSFEASQLVENIQAMLKYLESLRPSSVKGAYVRNIAISSTMSPGIGIAL from the coding sequence ATGGGAAAACAATCCAAGCGAACTAAATTTTATAATGAAAAGCTGGCCGGGCTTAGTTCTGCTGGTCTGGAAGAGGCTGTGGAGGCTTTAAAGTCTCTGGAGAGCGATCTGCCTGCAGCAATCAAGCCAGTGAAAATGGACCAGACGGTTGAGTTGGCTGTGCGATTGGGTGTCGATCCTCGTCAGGCAGACCAACTGGTGCGTGGCTCGATCATTCTGCCGCATGGTATTGGTAAAACACAGCGTGTTGTTGTGTTTGCCCAGGGTGCGAATCTGGAAGCAGCCGAGGCAGCCGGTGCTGATGCAGCTGGTGGCAAAGATCTGGCAGAGAAGATCAAGGGGGGCTGGCTTGATTTTGATGTGGCGATTGCAACACCGGATATGATGGGTGTTGTTGGTCCGCTGGGTCGTGTTCTGGGGCCACGAGGTTTGATGCCTTCGCCCCGCGCTGGGACTGTGACTCAAGATGTCGAGAATGCCGTGAAAGATTATAAGGCTGGTAAGGTTGAGTTTCGTGTGGACGCTGGCGGTAATGTGCATTGTCGCGTTGGTAAGCTATCGTTCGAAGCCAGCCAGTTAGTGGAGAATATTCAGGCGATGTTAAAGTATCTGGAATCATTGCGGCCTTCTTCTGTGAAAGGCGCTTATGTGCGGAATATTGCTATTTCGTCAACGATGAGCCCTGGAATCGGAATTGCACTTTAA
- the rplJ gene encoding 50S ribosomal protein L10: protein MSKFVKELIISEIESQIGEVRDFVVVDSAKLDAITDNGFRLKLQEKGISTLTVKNSLARRAFANAGVEGLEDVLKGPSTLVWGGEDIVALSKEMSKWASDIENLAIKGGSTEGTALTSDDVTKLSKSPGRMELIGEIVSRILGPGAQLAGAIKGPGGTLAGQIKTISEGDES, encoded by the coding sequence ATGAGTAAATTTGTAAAAGAGCTGATCATCTCGGAGATCGAATCCCAGATTGGCGAAGTTCGAGATTTCGTTGTTGTGGATTCTGCAAAGTTGGATGCGATTACCGATAACGGTTTTCGTCTTAAGTTGCAGGAGAAAGGGATTTCGACTCTGACGGTGAAGAATTCTCTGGCCCGTCGTGCCTTTGCCAACGCTGGCGTTGAAGGGTTGGAAGATGTCTTAAAGGGGCCTTCGACTCTCGTGTGGGGGGGCGAAGATATTGTCGCTCTCTCAAAAGAGATGTCGAAATGGGCTTCAGATATCGAAAATCTGGCGATCAAAGGCGGGTCCACAGAAGGAACCGCACTCACGTCAGATGATGTGACAAAACTAAGTAAGAGCCCTGGTCGAATGGAATTGATTGGCGAAATTGTTTCCCGGATCCTCGGACCTGGTGCACAATTAGCAGGGGCAATCAAAGGTCCCGGCGGGACCCTTGCCGGGCAGATTAAGACAATCTCTGAAGGGGATGAGTCATAA